The genomic DNA AACAGCACCGAGGAGATGCGCGGATGCACCAGAGGTCCACCCGCGCGCGCGAGCCGCTCATCCAGGTCCTGATGGAAGTCCACCCGCACGTCCTTGGGGCTCATGCGTGACAACCACCACTCCACGCCCGCGATGCGCCGGCGCGCGGCGATGGCGGGACGCAGCGTGTGGATGACCTGCTCCACCACGTTGGTGGGCGGGCCGAAGTCGTACCAGAAGGTGGTCTGGTAGGTGTGGCGCAGGCGCTCCTGCCCCACGGCGCCCACGCGTCGCAGCAGGCGGTGGAAGAGGGGAGCAGGCAGGGCGGCTTCGGTGAGCTGGACGAGGGTTCGCACGCGGGGCGCAAGCTTTCCGTCGAAGTGAGGGTGGGCGCCACTCCCTTTCGTCGCTAGGCTGCGCGGCCCAATGCCCACCGGACAGGGTGGGCGCGGAGATTCTCGGATGAAGCCGCACCAGAAGATGCTCCTCGGCATGTCCATCGGCGCGGTGACGGGCCTCTCCGCTCGCGCGCTGGCGGGCAAGGCCGCTCCCTGGCTGGACTGGTGCATCACCAACCTCACCCAGCCGGTGGGGCAGATCTTCATCAGCCTGCTGCTCATGTTGGTGGTGCCGCTGCTCTTCGCCGCGCTGGTGATGGGGGTGGCGGAGTTGGACGTGAAGCAGGTGGGCCGGCTGGGGGCGCGCACGCTCGGCTATACCGTCGTCTTCTCCGTCATCTCGGTGCTCATCGGGCTGGTGCTCGTCAACACGCTCAAGCCGGGCGTGGGCTTGAGCGACGAGGCGAGGGCCCTGGCCCACGGCGGCGTTCCGGTGAGCGCGGCGCCGGCCCTGGAGAGCACGTCGCCGGCGGCCATCCTGGTGTCGATGGTTCCGAAGAACCCCATCAAGGCCGCGGCGGACGGCGACATGATTGGCCTCATCGTCTTCTCGCTGCTCTTCGGCATCGGGTTGGCGCTGACGCCCGGCGAGCCGGCGGTGCGCCTGCGAGAGACCATCCAGGGCCTCTATGACGTGATGATGCGGCTCATCGACATGGTGCTGCGACTGGCGCCGGTGGGCGTGGGCGCGCTCATGTTCTCCATGACGGCGCGCCTGGGCTTCGACATCCTCCGGCAGCTCGCGTCCTACGTGGGCGTGGTGTTGCTGGCGCTCGGGCTGCACATGTTCGTCGTGTACTCGCTGTCCGTGCGCTTCCTGGGCGGGCGCAATCCCATCCAGTTCTTCCGTGACTGCCGGCTGGCCATCATCACCGCCTTCTCCACGTCCTCCTCCAGCGCCACGCTGCCCACCGCGCTGAAGGTGGCCGAGGAGAACCTGAAGCTGCCGCGCAACGTGTCGCGCTTCGTCCTCACCGCCGGCTCGGCCATGAACCAGAACGGCACCGCGCTCTTCGAGGGCGTGACGGTGCTCTTCCTCGCGCAGGTCTACGGCGTGCCGCTCAGCCTCCAGCAGCAGGCCATCATCATGTTCATCTGTGTGATGGCGGGCATTGGCACGGCCGGTGTGCCGGCGGGCTCCATCCCCGTCATCGCGATGATTCTGGGCATGTTCAAGATTCCGGTGGAGGGCCTGGGCCTCATCCTCGGCGTGGACCGGTTCCTGGACATGTGTCGCACGGTGCTCAATGTCACCGGCGATCTGGCCGCAGCCGTCTACGTGGCGCGCGCGGAACCGGCTGCTCCCTCGGATGCAGAGGGAGCGTCGGAGCCCACTTCGCCCTGACGGAATGCGCGCCCACCCCCACCTTCCACGCAGCAGTCCCGCAGTCGTCGCCCACGCAAGGAGCCGTCCATGAAGGTCGCGAAGGACCGAGTCGTCTCGCTGGAGTACCGCCTGCACCTGGGCGACGGGCAGGTCATCGACCAGAGCGCGCCCGGCAAGCCGCTCGCCTACCTGCACGGCCATCGGCAGATTGTCCCGGGGCTGGAGAACGCCCTGGAGGGCGTGGAATCGGGGACGAGCCGCACCGTGGTGGTGCCCCCGGGGCAGGGCTACGGGGAGCATGATCCGCAGGGCGTGCGCACCGTGGCGCGGGCCATGCTGCCTCAGGGCATGGAGCCCAAGGCGGGCATGACGCTGATGGCCCAGACGGACCAGGGTGACCTGCCGCTGCTCATCAAGGAAGTGCACCCGGACTCGGTGGTCATCGACATGAACCACCCGCTGGCGGGCAAGACGCTGCACTTCGACGTCACCGTGCAGGAGGTTCGGGACGCCTCCGTCGAGGAGCGCTCCCATGGTCACGCGCACGGCCCGGACGGCCACCACCACCCGGCTTGAGGCCCGGTCCGCCGGCCCGGTCCGCGCGCGGCCGGGCTACTCAGTCCACCTTGTCCGTCGCGAAGGATGCGCCCGCGACGAAGCGGAAGGTGGGCGTGTCGAGTCCCGCGCCCACGCCCGGGCCGCCCATGACGTACAGGTCCAGGCCCGGGAGCGTGTGGCGGCGGATGGCCACCAGCAGCTCCGCGCCGATGCGGCCACCCTGCAGGGGCAGGCCCACCAGCGCGCTCACCTCGCCGCGCGTCGTCTCGCCCTCGCGCGACGTCACGGTCGCGGCCAGCCGCAGCTCGTTGCCGACGATGTCCTTGTTCTCATAGGAGACCGGCGTGAGGTCCCGCTTCTGGCGCAAGTAGAGGCTGGCCTCGCCGCCCACCTGGAAGCCCTCGCCCACGTACCCGAGCTGCAGGCGCGGTTGATACACGTGGTCCTCGCGGCCGAGCGCGGCCTCGCTGCCCACCGGCAGCCCCGCGGTCATCGCCAGCGCGAGGTTGAGCGGCGCCTGATGCGTCATGCGCAGCAGCGCCACGCGCGCGCTCAGCCACGGGGTGGCGAGCCCACTCGACTGCGGCTGCGAGTACGCCAGCGTGGGCTGACCATTCTGGGAGATGATGAAGGGCAGCTCGGCGCCCACGTCCAGCCACGAGAAGACGCCGTACGCCGCGGTGAGCGACAGCGTCATCTTGTTCTCCACCAACCCCACGCCCGCGCCCGGCTCCCAGCGCGTCTGGAAGCGCATGGGCAGGTTCTCATAGTGGAAGTTGAACGAGACGCGCGCCATGCCCTGCGGCAGCGTCCGTCCCGTCCCCACCATCAGCGAGCCCAGCGCCGACGGATCCATCCGCAGTCGCTGGAGGTCGAACCGGGGCAGGGAATTCAGACTTTCGCCGCCTTCCGCTCGCGCGGCGGTGGGGGCGAAAGCGAGAGACAGGGCAGCGACCAGGAACGCGAACGGGGAGCGGGGCACTGAGGGGAACTCCTTCTTCGAACGGAACAGAGTGCGGGGCCGGGGCATGGTCCGCACCTCCGGAACACATACGTGGCGAGTCACCACGGCTGGTCGTTTTTTGAATTTCTGTTGTTCATTTCGTGGAGACATGACGCGGCAAGCCGCTCGGAGGTTGTTCGAGAAATCACGCGGTTCTCGGGCAATGGGGAGGGGCGTCGCGCCGTAGGCACCGCACCAGCTCCGAGGTGCCCCACCATGACGAAGTTGTACGAGGACCTTCGCTTCGCTTGCCGCGTGTTGCTCAAGAACCGCGGCTTCACCCTCGTGGCCGTGCTCACGCTCGCGCTGGCCATCGGAGCGAACACCGCCATCTTCAGCGTGGTGAACGGCGTCCTCCTGCGTCCGCTGCCGTA from Myxococcaceae bacterium JPH2 includes the following:
- a CDS encoding 2OG-Fe(II) oxygenase translates to MRTLVQLTEAALPAPLFHRLLRRVGAVGQERLRHTYQTTFWYDFGPPTNVVEQVIHTLRPAIAARRRIAGVEWWLSRMSPKDVRVDFHQDLDERLARAGGPLVHPRISSVLFLNRVRGGALAVTRELPCEDNPSLAPSRLDDLTLVAPRPNRLVVFDGTLTHGVLDANNDIPEGRLPGTARERRTLVMNWWTARPTDVPTWASTRHYRALAI
- a CDS encoding dicarboxylate/amino acid:cation symporter is translated as MKPHQKMLLGMSIGAVTGLSARALAGKAAPWLDWCITNLTQPVGQIFISLLLMLVVPLLFAALVMGVAELDVKQVGRLGARTLGYTVVFSVISVLIGLVLVNTLKPGVGLSDEARALAHGGVPVSAAPALESTSPAAILVSMVPKNPIKAAADGDMIGLIVFSLLFGIGLALTPGEPAVRLRETIQGLYDVMMRLIDMVLRLAPVGVGALMFSMTARLGFDILRQLASYVGVVLLALGLHMFVVYSLSVRFLGGRNPIQFFRDCRLAIITAFSTSSSSATLPTALKVAEENLKLPRNVSRFVLTAGSAMNQNGTALFEGVTVLFLAQVYGVPLSLQQQAIIMFICVMAGIGTAGVPAGSIPVIAMILGMFKIPVEGLGLILGVDRFLDMCRTVLNVTGDLAAAVYVARAEPAAPSDAEGASEPTSP
- a CDS encoding peptidylprolyl isomerase, yielding MKVAKDRVVSLEYRLHLGDGQVIDQSAPGKPLAYLHGHRQIVPGLENALEGVESGTSRTVVVPPGQGYGEHDPQGVRTVARAMLPQGMEPKAGMTLMAQTDQGDLPLLIKEVHPDSVVIDMNHPLAGKTLHFDVTVQEVRDASVEERSHGHAHGPDGHHHPA
- a CDS encoding flagellar motor protein MotB, whose amino-acid sequence is MSLAFAPTAARAEGGESLNSLPRFDLQRLRMDPSALGSLMVGTGRTLPQGMARVSFNFHYENLPMRFQTRWEPGAGVGLVENKMTLSLTAAYGVFSWLDVGAELPFIISQNGQPTLAYSQPQSSGLATPWLSARVALLRMTHQAPLNLALAMTAGLPVGSEAALGREDHVYQPRLQLGYVGEGFQVGGEASLYLRQKRDLTPVSYENKDIVGNELRLAATVTSREGETTRGEVSALVGLPLQGGRIGAELLVAIRRHTLPGLDLYVMGGPGVGAGLDTPTFRFVAGASFATDKVD